Genomic segment of Deltaproteobacteria bacterium:
ATCCTTTATATCAGAATTTTTGTATCCCTGAGGCAAAATGACAGCCGCCGCAACGACCGGCCCGGCCAACGGACCCCTGCCCGCCTCATCAACACCCGCGACCACCTTGGCGCCGCGTTTGTAAGCCAGCAACTCAAATTGATCCATAACAGCAAAAACGGTATGTGATTCAGGATACCCTAAAAAACCAGAGCGGGTTAATACCCGCTCTCCAGATCCAACTCATCTGACGAACTGAAAAAACATCGGGAAAGGCGACCATCCGGTTACTCAGGACTTTCTCAGCTCCTCGATTCTGGCTTTCTTACCCCGCAATTTGCGCAGGTAATATAGGCGGGAACGCCTCACGCGTCCGCGCGTCACCAGTTCAATGCGTTCGATCGTCGGAGAGTGCAACGGAAAAGTCTTCTCCACGCCAACCCCGTAGGAAACCTTGCGGACCGTAAAGGTCGCCCGGCTGGTTCCCTGACGCCTGCGGATAACGACCCCCTCATAGGTCTGAATCCGTTGCTTCTGCCCTTCAATGATGCGCAGATAAACCTTGACCGTATCCCCTGCCCGAAACCGGGGAATATCTTGCCGCATCTGTTCCTTCTCCAGATACTCCACGACATCCATGAGAGAAATTCCTCCTCTGTATTGATCAATATCTTAAAATCCTTCGGATGATCGTTCTTCCCATCATCCCCGTGAATAATTTTCCGTGTCTTTATACGTTTTAATCCGGATTTTCAACCCTTTATTACACGTATTACACGTGAATTACATAAAAAATCATCTGCCCCACAGGCGGTCCAGAAAAATCGCTACCGCCGCACGAACGGGCAGATGGTTGTACGTCCCGTGACCCCGTATCGGCTCCAGCTGGAAGTCCGCCCTCTCCAATACTTCCCGGGCAAGCCCCCATCCGGTACCGAAAAGGAACAGAAAAGGCCCCTTTTCCAACCGCACCATTCCGCGCAGGGTTGCGACAGAAATACACGGACCGGTCAAATGCGCACCGGTGACAATGATCCTGGCATGGCGTCCCGTTCGACAATGGATATCATTCAGAACCCCGTCCAGGGATTCTTGCAACTCCACCAGAGAAAAAGCCTCTTTCCGGGAGGGGTTATGCACACTGCCAAATCCGGACTGCCAGTGGCGAAGAATCGCGTCCGCCAGTTTCCTCTGTCCCTCAATGGGTGTAGCAATGTAGAACCTTGCCACTCCAAACGTTCTGGCACACCGGGCAATATCATGAATGTCCGTATTGACAATGGATGTCACGGACACCCGACCTTTTTTATCGTAAACAGGTCCGTGTAAAAGCGCGATGTAAACCTTGCCCGCTTTCACTCGGGGTCCGTCTCAGTACTCATGGGTCAGCGATCTCAGAATTTCCTTTTCCTCTTCGGACAGACCGGCATTCCGGAGCAAATCCGGTCGGCGGATCAGGGTCCTGCGCAGAGATTCCTTCTTTCTCCACAAATCGATTTCCCGGTGGTTCCCGGAAAGAAGAACATCGGGGACCTTCCAGCCCTTGTATTCGGCGGGTCTCGTGTATTGCGGATACTCAAGCAAACCCGCGGCGAAGGACTCGGATACCACGGATTCGCTGTTGCCCAAAACACCTGGAACCAAACGACTCACCGCATCGACGATCACCATCGCCGAGAGTTCGCCCCCCGTCATGATGTAATCGCCAATCGATATCTCCCGATCCGTGAGATACTGACGTACCCGCTCGTCAACGCCTTCATAACGACCGCAAATCAGGACAATCCTGGAAAAGGAGGCGAGTTCCGAGGCAATCGTCTGGTTGAAACACTCCCCCTGCGGCGTCAGCAGGACAACCAGGGCATCTTCCCTTTTAACCGCATGCAAGGCACTCGCAATGGGGTCAACCTTCATGACCATACCGCACCCCCCCCCATAGGGCACGTCATCGGTCATACGATGCTTGTCGGAAGCATAGTCCCGAATGTTGTGCAGGGCTATTTCAATCAGCCCTCTTTCCTGAGCCCTTTTCAGAAGGCTCACATGAAAGGGCGACTCGAACATTTCCGGAAAAACGGAAAGGATGTCGAAACGGATCATGACCCGGCCTATAGACCCGCCAGGAGGCGGACCACCATGCGTTTTTCAGGGAGATCGATTTGAAGCACAACATCCGCGATGGCGGGTAAAAGAATCTCTCTCGCTTTGCCCCGGCAAACATAAACATCATGACTCCCCGTCGAAAAAATCTCTTTCACCTCCCCCAGCGACTCTCCCGCCTCCGTCACCACCTCCATGCCGATCACATCCCGCCAGTAGTACTCCCCTTCTTCCAGCGGAACCAAGGCATCCACCGTAACCAGGACCCCATTCCCGGCTAATGGACGGACAGACTCGGGGCTATCAATCCCCTCAAGGGAAAGAAAAAAAAACTTCCCTGCAAAGGTGATTTCCCGGAGCCGATAGGAATCATCCTTTCCTCCGGGGGTTCTGATGCAGATTTTTTCCGGGATTTTTCCCAGACTGTTTGATTCAAGATGAGAGATACAACGCATCTGCCCCTTCAGACCACGGGGCTTCAGGACCGTACCGATTTCAAACCAATCCATTTCTATTCTATGATCTCTAAAACGGTCCTTTTGTGAAGCTTGGTCGACGCGGCGCTCATGATGGTTCGCATGGCCTTTGCCGTTCTCCCCTGTTTGCCGATTACCTTTCCCAGATCCTCTTTCGCAACCCGCAGTTCGATAACGGAAGTCTGTTCGCCAACCACTTCGGAAACTTCGACTTTATCAGGATCGTCCACCAAAGATTGAGCCATGTATTTGATCAAGTCCTTCATTTCCACAACCTCCACGCATCTCTCACAGATTCAACATCCCTGGATAATTGACATCACCGACACAGCCATGGCTTTCTTTTCACTAACCGGATCCCTCAGAATAATCTTCTACGTGACGTTCGGGACCGCTTTTTTGATGAGTTGTGACACCGTGAGGGTCGGTTTCGCCCCCTTGGAGATCCAAGCGGAAATACGATCTCCTTTCAGGGAAATCTCCGCCGGTTCTGTTCTGGGGTTATAATGCCCGACGATCTCCAAAAACTCCCCATCCCGCGGAGACTCGGAATCCGCAACGACCACTCTGTAGAAAGGTTTCCCTTTCCTGCCCATACGGGCCAATCTGATTTTAACTGCCATGCCTCTCCCTACATACCTCCTGAAAATATAATATAATAACGCTTTGCATTCTTATCATGAAACGCCAATGATTAAAAGGGGAAAAGCCCTCTTTTCATCATTTTCAGTCCGTCTTTGCCCGACATTCGTTTCATCAGCTTTTTGATATCCGCGTAATTTTTCAATAGACGGTTCACATCCTGAACCGTGGTTCCGCTGCCCCGGGCAATTCTTTTTCTTCTCTGACCGCTGATAATCAGATGGTTCGAACGCTCCCCGAGAGTCATGGAGTCAATGATTGCGATGATTTTGATAATTTCCTTTTCGTCAGGTTGCATATTCCTGAGGTTTTTGATTTTTTTCATGCCGGGAATCATACCGAGAATATCGCTCAAGGAACCTATCTTGGAAATCTGCTTCAATTGATCACGGAAGTCTTCCAGGGTAAATTCATTTTTCCGGATCTTTCTTTCCAGATCCTTGGCATAGCGTTCATCGACCGCCGTCTGGGCCTTTTCCACCAGGGTCAGGATATCCCCCATCCCCAAGATACGTGAAGCCATCCGATCCGGATAGAATACCTCCAGGGCATCGACCTTCTCCCCCATACCCACAAACTTGATGGGTTTGCCCATCACGGCTTTCAGTGAAAGAGCCGCTCCGCCTCGGGCATCACCGTCCATCTTGGTCATGATGACCCCATCGATGCCCAGTATTTCGTTGAACTTCCCGGCAACATTCACCGCGTCCTGACCGGTCATGGCATCGGCAACGAAAAGGATTTCCGAAGGCTGAATCATTCCTTTTATTTTTTTCAGTTCATCCATCATTTCCGCGTCGATGTGCAAGCGTCCCGCCGTATCGACAATGACGACTTCGAATCCGTCCCGCCTGGCCGTTTCCACCGCCTGAACGCTGATATCGACGGGATCGCGCAAGTCCTCTGTATCGAAAACACCGATGGCGTTTTTTTCTGCAAGCAGTTTCAACTGCTCCGCCGCAGCCGGCCGGTAAACGTCGGCGGAAACAAGATACACCCGCTTCCCCTGATTTTTCAGGTACCGGGCCAGCTTCACCGCCGTCGTGGTTTTTCCGCACCCCTGAAGGCCGACCAGCATAACCGACGCGGGGAAACGATTTCCGAAACGGATTTGACTGCTTCCACCGCCCATCAGTTCCACAAGGCGCTCGTGGACGATCTTGACGATCTGCTGACCAGGGGTGATGCTGTCGATGACTTCCTGGCCGACAGCCCGAACCCGCACATCCTCGATGAAGCTTTTCACCACTTTAAAGTTGACATCCGCTTCCAGGAGAGCCATGCGGATTTCCTTCAAGGACTCTCTTATATTTTCCTCGTCCAGGCGCCCCTTGCTTTTGAGCTTCTTGAAAACGGACTCCAGCTTTTCCGTCAGATTTTCGAACATACCTTTTTACCTCTGGATTCGGACAACCGACTTGTTTCCCCTGAGTGCCCGATCAACTTTATCGGCTATGACCTGTGCCTCGCCTCTGTCGTCGAAATCCGGCAACAGAACACGATACCAGGTTCCCTTATCGGGAATCTCCACGGCGACGATCCTGGCCTGAAAACCGATTCCCCCCAGCTCCTTAACCACGTCTTCCGCAATCCCCCTGTTCCGGCAGGATGTAACCTGAACCACATATTTATCTTTCTCGCCGCCGGCCGCTTTCCTCCTATCGACCGGTTCTTCCCTCTTCGCCGAAACCGCTTTCCCCATCGCCCCGTCCTCCCCCTTTCCCGCCAGCGTAACCGGGGGTAACGCCTTCTGCTTGGGCTGCTCCCGGTCACGCAACACATCCTTCACTGTATGGACAGATGCCGAATCGCCGGGGAGGACAGGCGCCGGAGCCGCATGACGAGGGATCGTCCCCGAGTCTTTCGCAATCCCCTTTGCGGGTTGCTTCTCCGTTTTTATCACCACGGCCGGCGGTATTTTTTCAACGTCATCAAATCCCAGCCGTTGCATAAATTTCACCGGCAACCGCCGCGATATCATCTCCGGATATGTTTCCAGATCGTTCCCGACAACAACACCGAACAGGAATGCGGCAAATAAAAGAGCGGACATGCAAAAAATCAGCGTGAACAGTCCAAGTTTCCGTAATTTCAGTTCAAAATGACGTGTGTTGTCGGAAGCCATGGAGCCTTTTCCTCCGCAATCTCATGCATGTGAAACAACGGCAGACACACTGGATTTTCGACGGAAGGACTTTACATTCTTTCAGGAGCCGAAACCCCCAGTACACCCAGTGCGTTGGCGAATATGGTCCGGATCGATTTCACGAGAAACAACCTTGCCGTGCTTTGGGAACGATCCTCCGTCAAGACCTTGTTTTTGTTGTAATAGCTGTGGAACTGCCCGGCCAGGTCATTCAAATAGAAAGTCAACCGATGGGGTTCCAGAGTCGATGCCGCGCTTTCCACCACCTCGGGGAAAGTCAACAGGGTCTTCACCAGAGCAATCTCTTCGGGTATCCCGATAGCGGACAGGTCCACATCCTGATAAGAGGGAATGGCGTAACCCCGCTCTTCCGCAAGGCGCAGGATACTGCAAATCCTTGCGTGGGCATACTGTACATAATAAACCGGGTTTTCATTGGACTGCTGCTTGGCAATTTCAAGATCGAAATCCAGATGGCTGTCGGAACGTCTCATCAAGAAATTGTAACGGGCGGCATCCTTGCCGACTTCGTCGATCACCTCGCGCAGGGTATCGAACTGACCGGACCGGGTCGACATCGCCACTGGCTTGCCTTCCCGCAACAGGTTTACAAGCTGCACCAAAACGACCCGCAGAGCTTCCCTGGGGTAGCCCAGCGCTTGAACGCAGGCCTGCATGCGTGGAATGTAGCCATGATGATCGGCGCCCCAGATATCGATCAACGTATCAAACCCCCTTTCAAACTTATTCTTGTGGTAGGCGATATCAGCGGCGAAATAAGTCGGCTCCCCGTTTTGGCGGATCACAACACGGTCCTTTTCATCGCCGAATCGCGTTGTCCTGAACCAAGAGGTGTCGTCATCCCGATAGATAAAATCCTCTGCCTCCAGTTCTCGGAGCAGTGTCATGACACCATCATCCCTATAGAGTTCCCGTTCGCTGAAATATCGGTCGAACGACACACCGAAAACACGTAAATCCTCCCGGATCCCCTCCAGAATCGCCTGGGCGGCGAAATCCGTGAGCGTCCCAATCAACTCTTCTTCCGGCTTGTCGAGTATCGACCTGCCCTCTCTTTTCAGGATCTCGCCGGCCAATTCTTTTATATAATCGCCCTTATAACAAGTTTCCGGGAAATCCACGACCTCGCCCAACAATTCCCTCACGCGAAGATAGACGGATTTTCCCAAATTGTTCATCTGATTCCCCGCATCGTTGATGTAATATTCACGCGATACGAAATAACCACAGGCCTCCAGCAGCCTCGCCAGCACATCCCCCACGACAGCCCCACGGGCGTGCCCGATGTGAAGGGGGCCCGTCGGGTTGGCGCTCACAAATTCAATCTGAACCTTCTTTCCACGGCCCAGATCGGTTTGACCGTAATCGCCCCCTTTTCGATCAATGGCCTCAAGCAGGCTCGGCCAGACCGACTCCCGGACGAAGAAATTGATGAATCCAGGACCCGCAATTTCAATCCTTTCGATGACCCCTTCCGTGTCGAAATGATTCTTGATGTGCTCCGCGATCCTACGGGGATTTTCCTTTGTCATGGACGCAAGCACCATCGCCACATTGGTCGCGAAATCTCCATGTTTTTTGTCTTTTGTCGCCTCCACCTCGATGAAAGGCACCTCAACACCGGGGAATCCTTGTCCTGCACATTTCTTCAATGCCCTGTCAATCGATTGGGCAATTGTTTTTCGTAATGAAACGACCACTTCGCAGACCTCTGATAAAAAAAGTGACAAGTAACATCCTGGCATTACTTGTCACGGTATTGACTTCAGTTCACATACCCGAAAGGCTTCACTAAACCTGAATCAGGCCGTCTCGGCACATCCAGGAGACGCTACCCCTTTTCCCTGTATTTACGTTCAGCCTCATCGACATCCTTATCCTTGATGGACAAATCCCTTGTATAATCAGGGCAATGTACACGCCCCATCGCATCGGTCGAAACACTGTATTTTTTCTGGCAGTTTTCCCTCCACGCGCAAATGGAGCAATACCGCCTCTCCGTTCCCATGACCCACCTCGTGAAAATTGATATGAACAGACTGTTGCGTTTGTACAACCAGAGGTGCTGAAAAGTCAAGGTCTTTCCTCCCATTCTCCTTCCTGAAACCGGCAATCATTTCAGGGTGAAGAGGAAGGGGCGCCTTGTATAAGGAAGTTCCTATTTTACCCTGCTTTATCAGGACGTCAAAAAAAGGTACTGAAGAAACAGGTCCCCGAAGAAAAAATACGACACCGCCCCAATGGCGAGAAAAGGGCCGAAAGGAACCGCATATTTCATACCCTGCCCCCGGAGAAGCATTATGGCAATGCCCGCAACGGCCCCCGTTAATGAACTGCAAAGAACAATGAAAAAAAGGGCCTTCCACCCGAAAAAAGCGCCCATCATGGCCAGAAGCTTGATATCGCCGCCGCCCATCCCCTCGCGCTTTGTCAGCCATTCATACCCAACGGCGATTATGTAAAGGAGCCCGCCACCGACCAGAATGCCGAGAAGGGATTCAAGAAAGGGGATACCCATCACGAAAACCGCCGCCAGAAAGCAAAGCGGAATCCCCGGGAGGCTGATCACATCCGGAATGATCTGATAATCGATATCGATAAACGTGATCACGACCAGGGAGGCCGTAAAGAGAAAGGCGCAGGCCCCCTGCAGGGAAAATCCGTATTTCCAGTAAAGCAGCATGGCCAGTGCCGACGTCAGTGCCTCAACCAGGGGATAACGGGGGGAAATGGGCACGCCACAGTCCCGGCAACGCCCCCGCAGCATCAGCCAGCTGATAATGGGCACATTGTCAAAGAAACGAATCGGGCGTGAGCAAGCCGGGCAGTGAGATGGGGGAAAAATGACGGATTCTTCCCGGGGGATACGCCAGATGCAGACGTTCAAAAAACTGCCGATGATCGTCCCGATCACACCAACAATCGCCGCCCCAATGATATTCATGATCGACCATCCCTTTCGAAAGGAAATCGTCCTGGGACACAAAAAGCCCGATAATGCAAATCAGAATATGGTTGAAAAGCGTGCAACCATCCGGCCTTATCGCCAAACAATTAATCGGGGCAGGCGGTTTCTCCCAAGAGAAAACCCTCCCGGCCTTTCAGTCACAAAGGCGGTAATAGGTTCCCTCAGCACAGGCCTTGCAGAGAATCCGGTCGTCTCGGTATGCTTCCCGCATATCCTGAACATATTCACCGCACTGATCACACTGAACCCGTCGGAGCGGCCTGCCCGGCATGTCTTCGGGAGAAATGTCAACCTGAACCGGCATCACGTCAAAAAGCTGCGCCGGGGGCATGGCCATGTAGGTCTGAATCTGCGCTTCATAGCGATCATCGATATCGGGGAATAATTCCTTCGCCTTTTCCCGTGTGTCCTCACGGGCAACAATCCGGACCGCCGTTCCCGAATCAATATTGATAAAAGTGGCCGCCATTTTTCCGTAATCGCAAAATTTCATCGTCCGGTGCCCCAGGCTGCACCCGCTGACGGACTGGATGGCGTCGGTGGCGCAACGGTCCATTTCGACATAAACGATCAGGTTCCTGGTACGGCCTTCTTTCTGAAAACCCACGCCGACCATCTCCATGCCGAGCATGGCCATTTTAACGCCCAGAACCTGACCCGGACAAAGGTGCCCATGTATTTTAATGGATCTTTCCAGCAGTTCATGAAAATTCATTGTCATCATCCTTCGTGCAAACCGCGTACACGCGTCATTACAGGGAACCGGCCATGGCTTCCATATACCGTATATACTGGGTCTAATCGACTGGGGAAACCTTTCGTTATTTTGAGTACCCGTCCCCCCTGTCCAGACGTTGCGCTTCTAACATCGAACCGGCGTATCGTCAAGACGGTTTTCCGAATTTATTTGATCCCTTTTCTTCCTGTTTGTGCTATAAGCCACCTGAAATTTCTCGGACGGAAGGCTGAGCTTCCAAGGTATAAATCCAGCGCAATTTTTGAAACCCCTCCATGAGGACTACCGTTCCGGCATGTCACAGCCCTTCGGAGTATCGTTTCCGTCCGGATATTATCACTGAATGGCATCAAGGGGTGAGAAAAGGACAAGTACGACTCATGACAGACGATCAACAATACCCGCTGACCTCCCTGAAGGAAGGAGAGGAAGGAATCATTCAATTCATTTCCGGTGGAGGATCCCTTCTGAGCAGGCTGGCCGGCATGGGCATTGCCACGGCGATTCGCATCAAGGTACTGAGGAACAGCTCGAATTTATTCGTTGTGCAGGTGGCTGAGACCAGACTCGCATTGGGCAGAGGCGAGGCTTCCAAAATAATTGTCAGGAAAATTGGAGCCCTTCCATCGACAGGGTCTCACAGCAAACAGAAAGAAGAAAATGTTCTTCTCTTCGCCCTTGCCGGTCAGCCAAATGTCGGCAAATCAACGGTATTCAACATCCTGACGGGACTTTCACAGCATGTAGGAAACTGGCCTGGCAAAACGGTGGAAAAA
This window contains:
- the rplS gene encoding 50S ribosomal protein L19, which translates into the protein MDVVEYLEKEQMRQDIPRFRAGDTVKVYLRIIEGQKQRIQTYEGVVIRRRQGTSRATFTVRKVSYGVGVEKTFPLHSPTIERIELVTRGRVRRSRLYYLRKLRGKKARIEELRKS
- the ffh gene encoding signal recognition particle protein, with protein sequence MFENLTEKLESVFKKLKSKGRLDEENIRESLKEIRMALLEADVNFKVVKSFIEDVRVRAVGQEVIDSITPGQQIVKIVHERLVELMGGGSSQIRFGNRFPASVMLVGLQGCGKTTTAVKLARYLKNQGKRVYLVSADVYRPAAAEQLKLLAEKNAIGVFDTEDLRDPVDISVQAVETARRDGFEVVIVDTAGRLHIDAEMMDELKKIKGMIQPSEILFVADAMTGQDAVNVAGKFNEILGIDGVIMTKMDGDARGGAALSLKAVMGKPIKFVGMGEKVDALEVFYPDRMASRILGMGDILTLVEKAQTAVDERYAKDLERKIRKNEFTLEDFRDQLKQISKIGSLSDILGMIPGMKKIKNLRNMQPDEKEIIKIIAIIDSMTLGERSNHLIISGQRRKRIARGSGTTVQDVNRLLKNYADIKKLMKRMSGKDGLKMMKRGLFPF
- the rimM gene encoding 16S rRNA processing protein RimM, encoding MDWFEIGTVLKPRGLKGQMRCISHLESNSLGKIPEKICIRTPGGKDDSYRLREITFAGKFFFLSLEGIDSPESVRPLAGNGVLVTVDALVPLEEGEYYWRDVIGMEVVTEAGESLGEVKEIFSTGSHDVYVCRGKAREILLPAIADVVLQIDLPEKRMVVRLLAGL
- the rpsP gene encoding 30S ribosomal protein S16, translated to MAVKIRLARMGRKGKPFYRVVVADSESPRDGEFLEIVGHYNPRTEPAEISLKGDRISAWISKGAKPTLTVSQLIKKAVPNVT
- the trmD gene encoding tRNA (guanosine(37)-N1)-methyltransferase TrmD, producing MIRFDILSVFPEMFESPFHVSLLKRAQERGLIEIALHNIRDYASDKHRMTDDVPYGGGCGMVMKVDPIASALHAVKREDALVVLLTPQGECFNQTIASELASFSRIVLICGRYEGVDERVRQYLTDREISIGDYIMTGGELSAMVIVDAVSRLVPGVLGNSESVVSESFAAGLLEYPQYTRPAEYKGWKVPDVLLSGNHREIDLWRKKESLRRTLIRRPDLLRNAGLSEEEKEILRSLTHEY
- a CDS encoding KH domain-containing protein, giving the protein MKDLIKYMAQSLVDDPDKVEVSEVVGEQTSVIELRVAKEDLGKVIGKQGRTAKAMRTIMSAASTKLHKRTVLEIIE
- a CDS encoding arginine--tRNA ligase; this translates as MPGCYLSLFLSEVCEVVVSLRKTIAQSIDRALKKCAGQGFPGVEVPFIEVEATKDKKHGDFATNVAMVLASMTKENPRRIAEHIKNHFDTEGVIERIEIAGPGFINFFVRESVWPSLLEAIDRKGGDYGQTDLGRGKKVQIEFVSANPTGPLHIGHARGAVVGDVLARLLEACGYFVSREYYINDAGNQMNNLGKSVYLRVRELLGEVVDFPETCYKGDYIKELAGEILKREGRSILDKPEEELIGTLTDFAAQAILEGIREDLRVFGVSFDRYFSERELYRDDGVMTLLRELEAEDFIYRDDDTSWFRTTRFGDEKDRVVIRQNGEPTYFAADIAYHKNKFERGFDTLIDIWGADHHGYIPRMQACVQALGYPREALRVVLVQLVNLLREGKPVAMSTRSGQFDTLREVIDEVGKDAARYNFLMRRSDSHLDFDLEIAKQQSNENPVYYVQYAHARICSILRLAEERGYAIPSYQDVDLSAIGIPEEIALVKTLLTFPEVVESAASTLEPHRLTFYLNDLAGQFHSYYNKNKVLTEDRSQSTARLFLVKSIRTIFANALGVLGVSAPERM
- a CDS encoding prepilin peptidase → MNIIGAAIVGVIGTIIGSFLNVCIWRIPREESVIFPPSHCPACSRPIRFFDNVPIISWLMLRGRCRDCGVPISPRYPLVEALTSALAMLLYWKYGFSLQGACAFLFTASLVVITFIDIDYQIIPDVISLPGIPLCFLAAVFVMGIPFLESLLGILVGGGLLYIIAVGYEWLTKREGMGGGDIKLLAMMGAFFGWKALFFIVLCSSLTGAVAGIAIMLLRGQGMKYAVPFGPFLAIGAVSYFFFGDLFLQYLFLTS
- a CDS encoding RNA methyltransferase, with amino-acid sequence MKAGKVYIALLHGPVYDKKGRVSVTSIVNTDIHDIARCARTFGVARFYIATPIEGQRKLADAILRHWQSGFGSVHNPSRKEAFSLVELQESLDGVLNDIHCRTGRHARIIVTGAHLTGPCISVATLRGMVRLEKGPFLFLFGTGWGLAREVLERADFQLEPIRGHGTYNHLPVRAAVAIFLDRLWGR
- a CDS encoding formylmethanofuran dehydrogenase, whose product is MTMNFHELLERSIKIHGHLCPGQVLGVKMAMLGMEMVGVGFQKEGRTRNLIVYVEMDRCATDAIQSVSGCSLGHRTMKFCDYGKMAATFINIDSGTAVRIVAREDTREKAKELFPDIDDRYEAQIQTYMAMPPAQLFDVMPVQVDISPEDMPGRPLRRVQCDQCGEYVQDMREAYRDDRILCKACAEGTYYRLCD